aaagtcataataaactgtcactttgtaaataactattttatccttgagtacccagtttaatcttttaattattcacatttattgaaatccaatttcaataaatataagttttagtaactccttactaaagtgggcgccctgaataaccaatttccattaaacttatttcaaggggatattttttgtctctactaaaagagattatggattccatcttgagaatatgtgttccctcaacactacgtgtggttacccaacatattgAAGTTTTGACCTTGAATAttagatcttactcctgatatatcaaagtaacctacatttcatgatcaggttcactaccctctcaagattaagagtctatgaaattagaaatcGTAAGATTGATTATTCAGGTGatagttgttgattgaataattaatttcacagcggtccagttcaatatgtcttaactcttaagacacatcaacacatcaaatAAAAGTCtttacttccatgatcaagataaattatcttagttgatgcgttatagtcttcgtagatgaaacgcccaatttcatcaccgactacgaactacattttgagtttacaaggaacttgtgatttacatcttctgtgactaaatcacatacaatgcatctcatggactgtgataatgtcccattagttcatttataaataatctcatataattaaacaatttaattaattatgacatgccaataaattggatttagGGCACAAATCTTAACAGTTGAATCAGAGATGAGGTTGCTGAAAGCTCTAATGGGGACCCCAGAACCCCATTGTGGAGAAAATTGTGGCACTTAAAAGTACCAGCAAAGATTCGAATATTTGTGAAAAGCTTGTATGAATGCTCTCCCAAGAAAGCTGAATCTGTACAAGAGAGGTATTAATACAAGTGTTTTTTGTCCTCTCTGTGATCGGGGGTTGAAACCATAATACACTCTCTAGTCTTCTGTGATCCGACTAGATAGGTCTGGGACAAGCGAAAAGAGTGTCCAGTGAACCTAAAATCCAATTATTTGGATATTATAGATATAGCATTGAGAATTATGGCAGATGGCACCTCTCAGGATCTTAAGATTTTCTTTCTGACTGCTAGGTCCCTTTGGTATAGCAGGAACCAAAAAGTGTTTGAAGCAAATTTTCAAACCCTTGACCAAGTTTGGAGTTTTGCTAGAAGACTTATTTAGGACTATACGGAGGCATCCAATTTATGCAATTGTGGCATAACTAGTGCATAATCAAAATGGAAAGCTCCACTCGTGGGGATGTATAAAGTTAATGTAGATGGTGCTACATCAGAGGATGGCAGTCCCTTAAATATAGGCGTGATCATTAGGGACAGCAGAAGTGAGACCATTGCAACTATGTGTATGCCCCTTCCTGGTCAATACACGAGTTTAGAGACTAAAACTATTGCCATTGAGAAAGGAGTATTATTAGCCAAAGAGATGGGGCTGCAACAGATCATGCTAGAGACCGACACACTCACAGTGGCTCAAAGCTTGGCAACAAGTGACAAGGATGGATGCCTTGGCCATCTTATACAAGAGATTAGTGAAAACTTGAGGTCTTTTATTGTTTGGTAGATTAACCACCTAAAAATGGACTACAACAAGGTTGCTCATAAGCTAGCATAGTTTGCAAAATGCAGCGGCACTAACCAGGTCTGGAAAAGAGTTTCACCCCCTATGGTGCAGCACCTTATTCAATTGGATAAGACTTAATGTTTTATTGTATCAGTTGTAGCTGATTTATGTGTTTTTGCTCTGTTATAGCTCTGTATTTGGACTTTTTTAGTCTTCCTTTTTCAATTGAATGAATGTAAATtgttccaataaaaaaaaaactatctttttgaCAAAATAAAGGGGTTTCTTAGAAGCTTTTTGGAGTGACTATGAATGATAAATTTTAGGAAAGTGCTatgttcaaaatattttcataataaatatttttttttagaagaaactGAAATGTCATTCAACTGCAAGAAAATAGATACAAAGGCCATTAGGAAAAcgacaaaaacaacaaacacaagAACAAGGAACCAGCAACAACTTAGACCAAAAAAACTACTCCGCCTAATTAGCTCCCTCAAATCTAGCTATCTCAGACAAAAAATCTGGGATCTCCATTCTCCACATGACAGTTTCTCTGATTCTTCTAGCATGCCGAGCTAGTTCATAGGCTATTTTGTTGCTAGTCCTATTAATGTGTCCGATTTTTGACTCCTGAAAACTGTATAAACTTTGCACAATGCCCTTCACAATGTGGCCAACAGCTCCTCTAACATCATTAGCTTCAACAGCTTGGACAGTTAGGAGAGAGTCGCTCTCTATGATAACTCTCTCTAAGCCAAGCTTTTTTGCTAGCACACATCCCTGCTCCACTACAATTGCCTCAGTTTCTTCGATAGAATATCTTCCTTGGAAGGGCAAAGACATGGCTGCTACAAATCTGTTGTCACTATCTCGAACTATAACTTCAATCCCTGAATGTCCATTGGCCAAAGGGATAGCACCATCCACATTAATGGTGTAGAAGCCTACAGGAGGAGGTTCCCAATGATCCTTCTTATCCATCATATGATTAAATTTCAAACCATTTGCTTCTTTGAAGTCTTCAATCATATGGATAGCAGCCCCTTAGATGTGAGCTTTCGAGGTTCCATTTGCCTCATAAAGCACCTGGTTTCTATTGTACCAAATCCTCCAAGCCACCCTAAAAAATCTCTCTAGGTCCCTTTGGGCTCCTTGGTGCAAGATCTCAATAGCCAAATCTGGAATATCCATGTTGTTTCCCAATAGAATAATAGGACAATCATCCCACATCCTCTAAACATTACTAGCTATGTTGCATCTTAAGATAACATGATCAACAGATTCTACTCCATCATTACACAGCGGGCATATAGGATTTACATGgattcttcttttatttatatttagcATAGTGGGGATTGCATCCATACATAACCTCCACGCAAAAATCCTTAcctttgttggaaaatttatgTGCCACATCTTCTTCCACAATGGAGCTTGAGCATCATCGGTAGATGATTCTCCTCTATCACATCCTTCCAAAATTTTCCTAGCAATGTAGTATGCACTTTTCACTGTAAAGACTCCACTTTTATTACCCATCCAAATTAATTGGTCCTCTTGTACATGGTAGCTGATAGGGATGTTTAAGATTGTCTCTACTTCAAAAGGTAGGAAGATTCTTTCTAATCTATCTCTTCTCCATCTCTTCGTATCTTGGTCAATCAAAGTCGAGACCATTGGGAAGTCACCAAAATCTTTTTGTGGGGAAATAAGCTTGTAAGTGGTTGGGGTTGGTAACCATTCATCATCCCATATATGAATTGTTTTCCCGCTTCTCACTCTCCACCCGGTGCCTTGCTTTAAAACTTTCAAGCTCTTGTGGATGCTTTTCCATGCATAAGATGGCCGATTGCCTAGGCTGGCATTTAGAATATCCCCATTTGAAAAGTATTTCGCTTTGTACATGTGAGTCATTAGTGATGAGGGGTTGAATAACATTCACCATCCTTGCTTTGCTAGCATGGCAAGGTTAAACGCTTGAAGATCTTGGAAGCCCATACCTCCTTCAAGCTTAGATTTACACATTTTAGACCATCCTACCCATGCCATTTTTGACTCATTATTTCGCTACCCCCACTAGAAATTCCTCATCATCCCTTCAATTTCTTCACAGAGGCCCTTTGGAAGAAAAAACACTCCATTAAGTAGGTCGGCACCGCTTGAACTACAGCCTTGATCAAAATTTCCCTTCCTCCAATAGAGAGTAGCTTTTCTTTCCAGCCTGACATTTTCTTCCCCACTCTCTCCTTTGTCTCGGTGAATacttgtttctttgatcttccaATTAGAGATGGGAGGCCTAAATATTTCTTTGGTTGGGTCTCTTGCATTGCCCCCAGAATCTCCTTGACTTATTTCTTGGTGTCTTCATCAGTGTTTTGGCTAAAGAAAATTGAGGACTTCTCTGTATTTATTCTCTTGCTCCCTGCATCTTCATACTTTTGGAGGATGGTCTGGAGTTCTTTGCTTTCTTGCCTAGATGCTTTACAATATATCATGCTATCATCCGCGAAGAGTAGATGGGTTATGGATGGGCTTCCTCTACATATGGATATCCTCGAGAGCCTCTTATTTCTTGCTGCCTCCGCAATCAAGCCTGTAAGACCTTTTGCACACAGAAGGAAGAGATATGGGAATAGAGGGTTGGGATTATACAGCCATGGATCACTCCATTGATTAGAACAGAGTAAGATACATAAGAAATGGAATTCATCATTACTAAGCGGTAAGTTgctactagttctaatttgaacacATTACTAAAAATAAGAGTAtgcatgggttgggttgggtcaagTTGACGGGTTTTTTCGACCAAACCTACCATGAtggattaaaaaatattcaactcAACCCACATGGATCaggttggataattttttttaattactattattattattattattattattattattattattattaaattgaacaTTGATAGAACACCAATGcaaactattttaaattttaatagtgCTTCAAAGTTCAAGCTAACACGTGAGATAAGAAGGAGATTGAAATGATGAAAACTTAGAGTTTGTGTTTTATTTCGGAAGAGGGGtgaaaaagcaaataaaaaagttgtataatatatattatatatattttttaaaatataaatatatattaatataggTGAATCAAGTCGGGTTAGGTGAATTTGTGAATCTTATCATTTGAACCCAACCCAAttcactgtaaaaaaaaaaatttcacaacctAACCCACCAATTCCTAAAAACCGACCAAACCTGACGTGTTGGGTTAGATCAGGTCCATTTTGGCAAGTTGACGGGTTAGCTGCACATCCCTCACTAAACCACCAAAAATAACCAACATGCCACTTGTGAAAGTTTTGTAAACTATCTTATATCTTCTCAAATTAATCCATTACAGCTTTCAGGATTTCATAAATTCTTTCTAGGAATATTTGTTTTAAAAGCAAATTACATAAATCCCCTCAAATTCGcattccttatatatatatatatgggcttTAAACCAATAGTATACATAACCATCCCAGCCCATATCAATTTTATGACCAAAACCGGATAGGAAGTCACGAGTCTCTAGTTTATAATCAAAACAAGTTGCAAGATGCTAAAAAAGTTGGCAATTGTTTAACTAAACCTTATAGTAAGTTGCTGACTCAATTATGCAACTACTAATttcattgttcttttttttttttttggatgggaatttcatttttcctataATCTTATCACAAGGCAAGTCAATTAGGCCTAAAAAATTGATGTGGATCCGTTAACCCGCTCAAACACAAATGAAAAATAGGATAAGCGTAATAGAAATCACACCCATTTTAGTCCGATTTGTTTATAACCCACTCCTAATTTTGGCCCAACCCAACCAGGTTAAACCCATAATTGACCCAACCTATTCATCAAGCCtttactataaaattttaaaattaattttaattttcaatgtatgtttgtaattttgtatactaaagttatattaatttttttttatattgtagataaaaattctaacaaCATTACTTGTTAACTTGACTAATGATTCCGTAATTTCATTATAGTTTTTCTTCCTAATCATGcacctttttttatatttaattaatatgttatattttattcttaaagatGTAGataattatatattgtatgatTTTGgaagttttctcaaaaaaaaaaaaagattttggcattggattattattattattattatttccttttaaCTTTTCATCATATGTATAGCTTTCTAAAAGCCTCAATTGTTTTTAGTGCAACTATAATTTAACCAAATTTTAGCAATTCAGCAAAAATTTAATCCAAAAGCGCACTTTAGTTTATAGGTGATTAAACTTTATTTCATATTTCATGTATAATATGTATacgtgttttattttattattttgtgccATTATTAGATTGGTAGACTAATAAAATTGAACCATCGGACTATtcgacatttatttatttttttgcctttttatttgtatcaaaagaattaagaaaaagaaagcagtTAGAAATTAtgtcaaaggttttttttttggtatgtggAAAAAATATTGGTTACTCTAAATTGACCTAACCCatcaaagataaataaaaagggTCATAGGCAAGGGAGTTAATTTCGTATCGAAAGCTGTTTCGGTTTGATTAAGATGAAATATTTCGGTATCGGTTGATACCGGTGTACCATTTTGGGTTTATcgctatttatatatttctatacataaatatatatatatatatatatatttctaatatttatgtaagtatgaatttattaatttttatatttatcaatataaaatataaaatataaaatccaTATATTTTATAAGCCTACATATTGGCTTAAGTACATtagtcaaaaataaaatattttttaataattttttttcaaatttttttttttttaattgtatatgCTTAAACATTAATAGCAGCTGATACAGGCTGAAATAGGTAGGTACAGCCGAAATAGGCCAGCACAACCCGATATTTTTTCTGGTATGCTTTGGAGGAGTACCGGTACTGGTTTAATGGCTGATATGGTATATTTCCTTAGTACGACCAGTTCTGGTATGGTATTGAATTCTTTAGTCATAGGAATGCAATCCATcttatttcaataaatttatgACTTAAACCCAGCCAAAGTGGAACCCTGAACCTCATTGACTCGACTCGTTCCCTAAGATTCAAAGTTATTGTAGTGCAATCTTACTAAGAATGATTTTCCAATCTGTTTATAAGcttataagtttttaattgttcGCCAAATAATGTATATCATTACAATTGTATCAGATGTCATTGAAGTGGCATTTTCCAAACAATTTGATCCctcctcctttttcttcttcttcttcttctccccaCCCCATATTTCTATTTagttcataacaaattttttttaagcataaaataattttataccaTACAACTATCTAAATGAAGgttgttctttttatttaaaaaatcaatgatcCATGACACCAATGGTAGAGCCAGGATTTCAGTCTAGGAAGGACAAGATTAAAAgtcaatattaaaaacaaaagaaatctaaaaaatattaattgataataaaaaaagtaataaaacaaATGTGTTTATgtttcatatcattaaaataaagaaacaaaaacaactaaTTCAAAGTTACTAACAATCAAAGTAAGAGATTatttaaatatacaaaatttaaaaatctaatttgattTGTTAAACTaaattgagaaatcaaattaaTCTAAAAATGTTAAGGGGATACCTgcaaagtttatatatatatattcttcaaagtatttaaaatttgggtttataataaaaacacaGTGTTTAAAACATTGAAGAAGTCAAAATGTagaatagaaattaaaaaaaaaaaactagtggaTGCTTTAGGTTTTTAGCACCGTACGTACaagaacattaatttttttaaataaaaaaaatttattattttatgttaattatGGGACCCAATACTGAATtttcatgagaaaaaaattagaaatttttttaaaagttacaataaattttactacaaaagcTAATAAATTGATGCAGTGAGAACGTAATTAGAAGTGCCATTagtcaaaataataaataattatataaattaattttttgagaaggcGGGTGATACATTAGACCagtgtagtaaaatttgtaacatTTGGTGCCATcactcaacaagaaaaaattatatgaacaGTGAAAAAAGGAAGTAAAACAAAACACTGAAATAGGTGAAAGTGCGAGACAAGGCATAAAGACCACATTAAAAGAATTGTAAAGTGGGTGAAAAGTAATAAGCTTTGATACGTGAagaaggtttttattttattttattttttttgttatgttggCGTCGGGGTGTGGAGtgagaattttgttttgttctttttcacCGGTAGCATATTACTTATAAAAGGCGAGATTTAGGTTCAGTGTATCTAGTATACTGAATTTGTTATGATAGTGGATATATATCATTATCTTAATGGATCTAGTGTCTTGAGTCTAGTGCCAATTACATTGGACCCAAACCTCACTACTCATAAAAATAGAAGTAaagatttttttcaataagacatcttaaaaagttataaaaaattacaaaatattttgcGTCCCTTTAACATTGCTTcttactacatttttttttgttgctaattaCTACAAATTCGTTTgactaaatagtaaatatagtaaatacatCTCTCaaccattatttttctttgctttttttttccccccttatTTTATTTACAGGGGGAGGAAGTAAGGAACACAGTAGAGTGGTTTGGGAGGCAGCAAGACACTGAGGACTGCTTTGGAAGTTGGCAAGTAAAAATTTGCTagcaatatttaaataaataaagtggaTGCTCGAATCTGTTTTTGATCCAAaatgtgattgtttttttaGTGTGTTTAGGGACAGAGTTTACACTCTTCTTAGCGTGAATTATTTACTCCTGCCGGAAAAGTTGTCCTTCCTTTCATAAGACGTGTGAGCCCACCATAGACCCCTTACAAAGAcggaaaattattaagtactaCGAGAGTattataaatgcgtactccttATTCTCACATTAATAATAGGtcccatcatgaatttaattggTAGATACCATTTATATGAGAGGAGAGAATATACATTTATTGTATTCTGAGAGTACATAATAATTTCCCTACAAAGACTCGCACTTGTGAGATAAAATAGAATTCCTCATATAGAAGTAAATAAGTTCTCATTGATAGCATCATAGCTCACTTTCTAAAAGCTAGATCCAGATATCGTATTGATTGACTATAATTATCCTCCCGTAGCTCACTCTCTAAATGCTACAGCAACATGAAACACCCTTAACAACCATATGTAAGCTTATGTGAAACCAATAAATCAACGGTCTAATTAACGAATGATTTTAGGACATTTGCTActgattaattttaagaaaattttaatatcatttatattaaaaatataaagagttgtaaaaaatattaattacttttttttttcctttttcccgCTTTCATTAACTTTTTCCTATAAATAAAACCCTTCAACAGGGTCATGGtagttaggatttttttttttttttgaggaaccaTGGACATGGTAGTTAGGATCTGAACGTAAATTAGTATTAAATTAAGTTCCGCAAACCTTGAAAAGGCTTTTGGAGTCTACCCAGGTGAAAGTTGATTAGATTAAAGTTAAAGTTCATAACTTAACAATTGGTCCTTTCACAGTTCCAAATTAAGAAGCTTCTCTTTGAAATTATATCAGTTCAAGACTTCAAGTCATAGCATGAAGTTTTGGGTAATTTCTCAGGCCTTGAGAGGAAAGTCTTGCCGTGCATTCTAGGCTAGTTTGTTCCTTCATAGGCCAGAAATTAGttgttgctttttattttttattgtgcaACGTGTTTCTTCTTGTATGTTCAAAGTCCAAACAAAAGAACCCCACAGAAAGATTCTCGAAAAACATCTTTTGATCATTTTCATGTCTTTGGCAATATGGGTTGAAGTGCTTCAAACGGTAAAAATTTCCTGTTCAAATGGTGGCAATGttcaaaatgataaaattgaCAGTAGGGTCTCACTCACGATCGAATTCAAGTCAAAACGCGTAATTAGATTTGTTTAGCGTCTTATTTCAGTCGTTTCATTATCTGCGTACGTGTGTTTTTTGTAAGGCCAATGTTTGGTAGTTTATTTACTTAAAAGTGAGCTTGAAAGTGGTTTTAACCAAATAAACCAGTTTATTTGTGTGGTTTGGTGttgaatattttgaaattttattatcattgaGTGAAGTTTCACTCTTTTGGTTTCCTCCATTATGGTGAGGGGGTAAAAAATTTAGGATGATAAGTGATAACATATTAACATGGAagatattttttaccattttagcatAGAATTTAAAGGCTCTTAGGAGAGCATATATATTTGCTTAACTAGGGGTTGATGCTAAGAATTTTTAATTCAGTGACATTACTTGACTCTCCAAACGAGGATAAATTGGTTTCAAATACCACTTGTGCTTAGTGGGAGGGTTCATAAATGTGTTGGTAAATCCTAGTGCCAAAATATGTCAAGATTGAGTTGTATCAATAAATTTGTGTTAGGGTTAAATACTTAAATCTGGGTCAAAAACTGTTCAAAGAAGACAAGGTTTCAATCTCCTCAAAAATGATGAGTTGATGACATGTTGCACGTATCTTTTGCCAATTTTGAGTGAAACTTATTTAATTGGAAAGTAGGCTTTTGAGATTTCAAAACGTACACAAATTTGACCAATTGGTATTTAAAATGAGTGTGATATAGTCATTTAAAGTTGTCATAATTGTGTGAACTTTGAGAGCTTCGCTCAACGGCTCAAGTGAAATCACCGAgatttacaatccaaattctacTATAAGAAAGGTTTTTGCCAGATTTTAACTGTACTTTGTGAACCTATATAAACCACTTGTTCAGGGCAGAGGTACATATAATCTTGGGGTGGCCATGACCCCcacaaaacttttgaaatcctCTTATAGTgctgtataaaaataaattgggcTCCTACAAATTATAATGATTGGCCCCtccat
This genomic stretch from Castanea sativa cultivar Marrone di Chiusa Pesio chromosome 1, ASM4071231v1 harbors:
- the LOC142624474 gene encoding uncharacterized protein LOC142624474; protein product: MIEDFKEANGLKFNHMMDKKDHWEPPPVGFYTINVDGAIPLANGHSGIEVIVRDSDNRFVAAMSLPFQGRYSIEETEAIVVEQGCVLAKKLGLERVIIESDSLLTVQAVEANDVRGAVGHIVKGIVQSLYSFQESKIGHINRTSNKIAYELARHARRIRETVMWRMEIPDFLSEIARFEGAN